Proteins encoded in a region of the Magallana gigas chromosome 8, xbMagGiga1.1, whole genome shotgun sequence genome:
- the LOC136270698 gene encoding cerebellin-1-like: MVGLSLLVCIFLMTFELGQTSVIGETENTAHILKLSKMMVKLESAVKDIQNDNRKLQNDNRHLKEVIAELSNRLENEIRLREQLEKRVRICEIYQREDDGNDVTLPQSSRNTTAKGKRISGIRSSNGTIAFSAYLTTTLSSPGNLRPLIFDAIFMNEGNGYNHHMGVFTAPRTGLYVFTWTIRANGGAYFNTQLLVNGLMYGSMYTRDYYYSNSNSATAVVHVAVGNSVYVRTGPTGNSGTIISNYDGYSTFSGWTID, encoded by the exons ATGGTTGGGCTAAGTCTTTTGGTGTGCATCTTTCTAATGACCTTTGAACTTGGTCAAACTAGTGTGATAGGTGAAACCGAGAATACAGCACATATCCTAAAACTATCCAAGATGATGGTAAAACTGGAGTCTGCAGTAAAAGATATACAAAACGACAACCGGAAGTTACAAAACGACAACAGACATCTAAAGGAAGTCATCGCAGAATTGTCCAATCGTTTGGAAAACGAGATTCGACTTCGGGAACAACTGGAGAAGCGAGTTCGGATATGTGAGATTTATCAGAGGGAAGACGACGGAAATGACGTAACTCTCCCCCAATCCAGTCGGAACACTACGGCTAAAGGGAAACGAATAAGTG GAATTCGTTCCTCCAACGGAACCATCGCATTCTCTGCTTACTTGACCACCACTCTATCCAGTCCTGGTAATTTAAGGCCTCTCATTTTTGATGCCATTTTCATGAACGAAGGCAATGGTTACAACCACCACATGGGCGTGTTCACAGCTCCAAGAACTGGTCTGTATGTCTTTACATGGACCATCCGGGCTAATGGCGGGGCCTACTTTAATACACAACTCCTTGTCAATGGATTGATGTACGGGTCGATGTACACAAGGGACTACTATTATTCCAATTCAAATTCGGCCACGGCGGTCGTTCACGTCGCGGTGGGAAATTCCGTTTACGTCAGAACCGGTCCTACAGGTAACAGTGGCACCATTATAAGCAATTATGATGGGTATTCCACATTCTCTGGATGGACAATCGATtga